In Bradyrhizobium sp. WBOS07, the genomic window CGAGGGTGTGGCGAGCGATGCGGCCGCGGCGGTGATGCCGAGGACGGCATCCCGCCGTGTCACCGGCACATTCATGGGACTTGTCCGAAAAAAGCGTGCGGCGGCGGCCGTCGTGGCCGCCGCCGCGTGTCTCAGGCAAAGGTGATGTTCTGGTCGCGCAGCGGCACCGAGCGGATGCGTTTGCCGGTCGCGGCGAAATACGCGTTGAGCACCGCCGGCGCCGCGACGCCGATGGTCGGCTCGCCGACACCGCCCCAGAACCCGCCGCTCGGCACCATCACCGTTTCCACTTTCGGCATCTCGCCGATGCGCATCGAATTGTAGGTGTCGAAGTTGGTCTGCTCGATCTTGCCGTCCTTGACGGTGCAGCCGCCATAGAAAAGCGCGGACAGCCCATAGACGAAGGAGCCCGCGACCTGTCGCTCGACCTGCGCCGGATTGACGACGTAGCCGGGATCGGTGGAGGCGACGATGCGATGCACCTTGATCTTGCTGCCGTCGGTCACCGAGATCTCGGCGGCGCCGGCGACATAGCTGCCATAGCCCATCACTTGCGCGATGCCGCGATAGACGCCCTGCGGTGCCGGCTTGTCCCAGCCGATCTTCTCGGCGACCGCATTGAGCACCGCGAGGTGCTTGGGGTGATTGCCCATGAGCTTGCGCCGGAATTCGAGCGGGTCCTGGCCTGCGGCCTGGGCCAGCTCGTCCATGAAGCATTCCATGTAGATCGCGTTGTGATTGACGTTGACGCCGCGCCAGAAGCCGGGCGGGACGTGCGGGTTGCGCATCGCGTGCTCGACCAACAGATTCGGCACCGAATAGCCGAACGCGGCCTCGCCGGATTGGGCGACACCCTGGAAGGCGGCCGGATCCATGCCGTTCTGCAGCGCTTCCGGGCGGAGCGAGAACAGGATCGATTGCCCGGACAGACGGTAGTGCAGCGCGATCAGATTGTTGTTGGCATCGAACGCGCCGGTCATCTTGCACTGGGTGATCGGATGATACCTGCCGTGCGCCATGTCCTCTTCGCGCGACCACAACAGCTTGACCGGGGTGCCCGGCATCTGCTTGGCGATCATCACGGCCTGACGGACATAATCGGTCTGGCCGCGCCGGCCGAAGCCGCCGCCAAGCATCACCTTGTGGACGTCGCACTTCTCCGCCGGCAGCCCGGAGGCCTCCAGCACCGCTGCGAACGCCGCTTCGCCGTTCTGCGTGCCGCACCACACCTCGCATTTGTCCGCGCTGTAGAGCGCGGTGGCGTTCATCGGCTCCATGGTGGCGTGGTTCTGGTAGGGATAGGAGTAGACGGCCTCCACCTTCTTGGCGGCACTGGCAATGGCGGCTTTGGCGTCGCCATTCTTGTTGCCGACATAGGCCGGCTGGTCGTCCTTGAGCCCCTCGGCCAGCCACTTTGCAATCGACTCGCTCGAGACCTTGGCGTTGTCACCCTCATCCCAGACGATCGGCAGCGCGTCGAGCGCGGTCTTGGCGTGCCACCAGGTGTCGGCGACCACGGCAACCGCGGTATCGCCGACCTTGACGACCTTCTTGACGCCTTTCATGGCGGCGATCTTGGATTCGTCAAAACTCTTCAGCTTGCCGCCGAATACCGGGCAGTCCTTGATCGCGGCGTTCAACATGCCCGGCAGCTTGATGTCGGCGCCGTAGATCATGGCGCCGGTGGTCTTGTCGAGGGTGTCGAGCCGCTTCACGCCCTTGCCGATCAGCTTCCAGTCCTTCGGATCCTTCAGCTTGACCTCGGCCGGCGGCGTCAGCTTCGCGGCGGCTTCGGCGACCTTGCCGTAGGTCGTGGTGCGGCCCGACGGCTTGTGGGTAATGACGCTGTTTTCGGCCGTGCATTCGGCGGCCGGCACTTTCCATCCGTCGGCGGCGGCCTGGATCAGCATCACGCGCGCGGTGGCGCCGCCCTTGCGGACATAATCCTGCGAGGAGCGGATGCCGCGGCTGCCGCCGGTGGAGAAATCGCCCCAGACGCGCTTGCGGGCGACGCTCGTGCCGGGTGTCGGGTATTCGGTCGTGACCTTGGTCCAGTCGCATTCGAGCTCCTCGGCCACGAGCTGGGCGAGGCCTGTGAGCGAGCCCTGGCCCATCTCGGAGCGGGCGATGCGGATCACGATAGTGTCATCGGGCCGGATCACGACCCAGGCGCCGATCTCGGGCGAGCCGTCCGCGGCGCGGACCACGGCGGGGCCGCCGAAGGGGATGTCGAGACCGATGGCGAGGCCGGCGCCGAGCGTGGCGCTGCCGATGACGAAGGCACGGCGGTTCATCCTGGGAGAAACATGCTTGTTCATGAGGCGGCTCCTTACGCGCTGGCGATCGTGTGGATCGCTTCACGCACCTGTTGGAAGGTGCCGCAGCGGCAGATGTTGGTGATGGCCTCGTCGATGTCGGCGTCGGTCGGTTTCGGCTTCTCGTTCAGCAGCGCGGCCACGGCCATGATCATGCCGCTCTGGCAATAGCCGCATTGCGGCACGTCCTGGGCGATCCAGGCCTCCTGCACCTTGTGCAGCGTGTCGCCCGAGGCGAGCCCTTCGATCGTGGTGATCTTCTTGCCTTCGGCCTCGCTGACCGAAACCCCGCAGGAGCGGGTGGCGACGCCTTCGATGTGAACCGTGCAGGCACCGCATTGTGCAATGCCGCAACCGTATTTCGTGCCGGTCAGGCCGGCATTCTCGCGAATCGCCCACAGCAGGGGCGTATCCGGCTCGACGTCGAGGGTGAAGGTTTTTCCGTTGATTGTTAGGTTTGCCATCGCAGTCCCCTGATTGGTCCAATCCACCGATTGAACTCAGGCGCGCAATGTGTCCGGCAAACTGGAACGGTTCAAATCAACAGTCCGAGGGGTCGCTGCGAGGAATCTGGCCGTCGCGGGCCGCAAGATCTCTCTTCAGGCGCCGGCTGCCGGGCTTGAGGCGACGTCTGCGGTTCCAGCGCATGTGGCCGAGCGACAGTTTGTCCTTTTTGCCGGGATGCAAGACGACCGCGCTTTGCTACACTGCGCCGACGCAAAAGGAGTTCCATCGACGTGCCAAGCCCCTGCAACGTGTTGATGCTCTATCCGCTGTTCACGGCGGAATCGTTCTGGAGCTTTGGCGAATCCTGCAAGCTGATGGGGGTGCGGCGTCCCGCGGCCCCGCTCGGATTGATCACCGTCGCGGCGATGTTGCCCGAGAGCTGGACGGTCCGGCTGATCGACTGCAACACGCAGGCGCTCGATGACGACGAGCTCGCCTGGGCCGACGTCGTCTTCACCGGCGGCATGTTGCCGCAGCAGGCGGATACGCTGCGCTTGATCGATATGTGCCGCGCGGCGGGCAAGCCGGTGGTCGTCGGCGGTCCCGATCCCACCTCCAGCCCGCACATCTATGAGAAGGCCGACTTCCGGGTGCTCGGCGAGGCCGAGAGCGTCATCGACGACTTCATCGCGGCCTGGGAGAGCGGGGCACGCTCCGGCACCTTCACCGCGCCGAAGTTCCAAGCCGACGTCACCAAGACGCCGGTGCCGCGCTTCGACCTCCTGAAGTTCGAGGACTATCTCTATCTCGGAGTGCAATATTCCCGCGGCTGCCCCTTCACCTGCGAGTTCTGCGACATCATCGAGCTCTACGGCCGCGTGCCAAGGACCAAGACGGTCGAGCAGATGTTCGTCGAGCTCGAGACGCTCTACAAGATGGGCTACCGCGGCCATCTCGACTTCGTCGACGACAACTTCATCGGCAACAAGAAGTCGCTGCGCCAGTTCCTGCCGCAGCTCGCCGAGTGGCAGCGCGCCCATGGTTACCCCTTCGAGCTATCGACCGAGGCGTCGGTCAATCTCGCCGACGATCCTGAACTCCTGGAGCTGATGGGCGCGGCCAACTTCTTCGCCATCTTCGTGGGCATCGAGAGTCCCGACCCTGCGACCCTGGTCGCGATGCGCAAGAAGCAGAACACAAGGCGCAACATCGCCGAGAGCATCCACAAGATCTATGCCGCCGGCATGCTGGTCACCGCCGGCTTCATCGTCGGCTTCGACAATGAGAAGGTCTCGATGGCCGATGCGATGATCGATTTCATCGAGGAGGCCGCGATTCCCGTCGCCATGGTCGGCCTGCTCTACGCGTTGCCGAACACGCAGCTGACGCGGCGGCTGGAGCGCGAAGGGCGGCTGCATCCGGGCCACGACGTGGCGCCGACCATCGGTGCCGATCAATGCACGGCCGGCATCAACTTCGATCCGGTCCGCCCGCTGCGCGAAATTCTGACGGACTACAAGCGGGTGCTGGAGCACATCTACAGTCCGGCAGCCTATGCGGGACGCATCGAACGCCTGATGACGTTGCTCGATCGATCCAGGCAGCGCTCCGAGCTGACCGAAGGGGATATCCGCTCCAAGCTGGGGGCGATGGAAACGGTGCACAAGGTGGTCACCGCCCTTCCCGAGGCGCGGGCGCCGCTGTGGCAGGCCTTCATGAACTGCGCCAAGCGCGATACGTCATCTGCACGCATCGCGGTGCAGATGATCGCCGCCTACGCCCACCTCGGACCGTACTCGCGCAAGGTCATCGCTGCCATCGACACGCGCCTTGCCGCGATCGAGGACGAGACGGTCGTTCCGGCGGCGACGTCCGGCATGACGGCCGCCCGGCATCTGGCCTAAGGGGGCCCTACTTCACCGCCAGCCGCAGGAAGCTCATCACGCTGCCGAGGGCGGCAAAGCCGGCGCCGAGCGCCAGCGCCAGCGTTGCGCCCTCGTGGCCGGCGAGCGCAAAGCAGGCGGCGGCAAGCGCGGCGCCTGTCGTCTGTCCCGTCAGGCGTGCGGTGGCGACGATGCCCGAGGCGCTGCCGCTGCGATGCGGCGGCGCGCTCGACATCACCGCCTTCATGTTCGGCGCCTGAAAGAAGCCGAACCCCATGCCGCAGATCACCATCCGCCAGATAATGTCGGCAATGGCAGGGTTGGCGGGAAGCGTCGCGAGCAGCGCCATGCCGAGGCCGAGCAGCACGAGGCCGATGCCGCCGAGCAGGCCGACTGCGTGGCGATCGGACAGGCGGCCGGCGATCGGCGCCATGATGCCGACCACCAGCGGCCACGGCGTCATGAAGAAGCCGGTCTCGACCTGCGAGCGGCCGAGCACGTCCTCGAAATAGAACGGCAGCGAGACGAAGGCGAGGCCCTGGACCGCGAATGAGCACACGGCCGTTGCCGCCGACAGCGCGAACATCGGCCGGGCGAACAGGTCGATCGGCAGCATCGGCGCGGGATGGTCGGCGTGCCGGCGCGTCAGGATCAAGCCGAGCGAGAGCGCGGCGACCAACTCGGTGCCAACGAGCACCGGCGACAGATTGTGCGCCGCGCTGCCGATGCCGGTGATGAACAGGCCGAGGCAAGCCGAAGCCAGGATCGCGCCGAGGAAATCGAAGCCGTGATCGGCGCGCGGCGTCTTCGGCAGCATCGCAAAGCCGATGCCGATCGCGACGAGGCCGAACGGGATGTTGACGGCGAATAGCCAGGGCCACGGGCCGAACGCCAGGATGGCCGACGCAATCGACGGCCCGAAGGTGAAGGCGGTCGCGACCACCAGCGCGTTGTGGCCGAAGCCGCGGCCGAGCATCCGTCCGGGATAGACGAAGCGCACCAGCGCGGTGTTGACGCTCATGATGCCGCTGGCGCCGAGGCCCTGCAGCGTGCGCGCGAGCAGGAGGCTGTCCAGCGACCACGCCACCGCGCAGAACAGCGAGGCGATGGTGAACAGGATCAGGCCGCCGAGATAGATGCGCTGGTGCCCGACGATCTCGCCGAGCGCGCCGAGCGGCAGCAGCGTTGCCACCAGCGCGATCTGGTAGACGTTGACGACCCAGACCGACTGCTCCGGGCTGACGTGCAGATCCGCGGCAATGGCTGGCAGAGCGATGTTGGCGATCGCGGTGTCGAGCGAGGCCATCGCCAGCGCGGTGAAGATCGCGGCGATCGCCCAGCGCCGCTGGGCTGCCGGGAGACCATCGGCGACGGGGCGGTCGGGCTCGCGCGCAGCGGCGGGTAACGTGGTTGTCATTGCGTTCGCGCGGCGCTCCGGCGCGTGGCTCCAAGGTCCAATTGGCATGTACTACGGTGGGACCGCCTTCCACAGCCATCCGCCTGCATGCTGTCTATGCGCGAAAAGGTGCGGCGGCGGTGCCCGGGGCTCAAGACAAAAATCGAAAAACAACCCCATGCACAGTAGAGTGCCCCTTGAAAGATAAGGGATTTTCGAAACGCCGCGTCGGCGGTTGCGATCACGTTGACGCATCGGCCAAATCCCTGCGGCTGCAAACCGCGGACGCATACGATGAAGCCCGCGGCGCGCGCATCGGTCGGCCGACGTTGAGCCAGATCAACACTCCCGCAGCAGGCTCGCGGACCTTTCCTGGAGGGCATCGATGGAAGGGGCCGCCGATATGCAGATCCTGCTCAGGGAGATCCGGAATACTCCTTTGCTGTGGATGCTCGCCTTCGTGCCTATCGTACTGGTGGCCGAGAAGGCGGCTCCGCAGTCCCACACGCTGCTGTTCGTGCTGGCCGTGCTTGCCATCGTGCCGCTGGCGGCCCTGCTCAGTCATGCTACCGAAGCCGTGGCAGCGAAGACTGGTGATGCCGTTGGCGGGCTGCTCAATGCTACGCTCGGCAACCTGACGGAACTGATCATCGCCATCACGGCACTGCATGCGGGCCAGTACATGCTAGTGAAGGCCTCGATTGCGGGCGCGATCGTCACCAACGCGGTGTTCATGCTGGGGGCCTGCCTGCTGCTCGGCGGCCTGCGCTACCATGTTCAGGAGTTCAACCGTGCCGGCGCGCGGCTATCATCGGGTCTGCTCCTGATGGCAACCGTGGCCCTGCTCGCGCCGTCGGCGGTCGCCGATCTCGATCACCTGCCGCAGGATGGCGGCATCCTGACCAAGCTCAGCCTCGGCATTTCGATCCTGCTGATCCTCGCTTACGGACTCGGCCTGTGGTTCTCGCTCGTGACCCACAAGGAATTGTTTGCCAGCGCCGACCACGGCGACGACAAGGAGGCGCACTGGCCGATCGGAATAGCCGTGGGCACGCTTCTGGTCGTCACGGTGCTGGTCGCGCTGGTCAGCGAGATCTTCGTGGAATCGGTGCAAAAGGCGGCGGAAACCTTCGGGATGAGCCCGGCTTTTGTCGGCTTCATCGTCGTCTCGCTGGTCGGGGCCGCAGCCGAGTTTGCGGTGGCTTTTGCCGCTGCACGTAAGGACCGGCTCGACATGGCGGTGAGCATCGCGCTCGGCAGCGCCTCGCAGATCGCGCTGTTCGTGGCACCCGCGCTGGTGTTGCTCAGCTACGTGGTCGGGCCGAAGCCCATGGACCTGCAGTTCTGGCCGGGCGCCGTCACCATGGTGATGATCGCGACGGTCACGTCCGCCTACATCACCGCCAGCGGCCGCTCCGCGTGGTTCGTCGGCGCGCTGATGATCTTCATCTATGCGGTCTTTGCGCTGACGCTGTATGTCGTTCCGCCGGTGGGCCAGGGATAGACTGCATCGGTTTGCCGGCGGCTCATCGGAGAATGGCCGGCTTGCGGCAAGTCATCTGCCGGCGAGGCTATTTCGTTGTCGCGGGTAGGCCCAGTCACTGCAGGCGCGAGCGGGTCATATTCGCCGCTCTGCCTTTCTACGGGCCGACCTTGACCTCATCCTCCCAGTCCTCCCACGCGACGTCATTGATCTCCAGATAGCTCGAAACGGCCGAGCCGATGGTCGGAAAGAACTGGGCTTCGCCAAGCTGAGCATACAAACCAAAACGCTTCAGCTTGTCCTTCACGGGATCCTTGAGCTCGGCAAAGCAGAGTTCAATGCCCCTGGCCTTGAGCGCCTCGTCCAGTTCGGCAACAGTATCGCAGGCGGTTACGTCTACGCTCGTGACCGGTTCGGCGGCGACGACCAGCCAGCGCACGGGTGTTGGCGATGTTTCGATCGCGGCGAGAATTCGCTCCTTGAAGAACTCGGCGTTGGCGAAGAACAGCGGCGCATCCCATCGGAACAGCACCAGTCCGGGGATCAAACGGGCATCGGGATATCTCGTGATGTCGTGATAGCCCTTGACGCCGTACGCGCGCCCGAGAATGGCGGAGTGCGGACGCCAGCCGTCCCACAGGAATTCCGCAATCGCCACCGCAACGGCGAGGCCGATTCCCGGAATTGGGCCGAACACGGCCACGCCCACGAAGCACAGCACGGTCAACCAGAACTCCCACCGCTGGATCCGGTAGATCCGCTTGAGATCGTTGATCTCGATCAGGCCGATCGCGGCTGCGATCACCACTGCCGCCAATGCGGCGTTCGGCAGGTGCTGCAACAAATTGGGCGCAAGCAGTAGAAGGAACGCGATCGCGATCGCGCCGACGACATTCGCCAGCTGGGTGCGCGCGCCGGCGGTTTCGGCAACCGGCGTACGCGACGAGCTGCTGCTGATCGGAAAACCCTGAAAGAAGCCGGTCGCCAGGTTGGCTGCGCCAAGACCCACCATTTCCTGGTTGGGATCGACCTTGTCACCCAAACGAGCAGCATAGGTTCGCGACAACACGCTGGTGTCGGCGAACGAGACCAGGGCGATGGCGGATCCGCCGGCCAGCACGGGGATCAGATCGCCGTATCCGATCTTGGGAATCGCGAAAGCCGGCAGACCTTGCGGAAGTGGCCCCAGGACTTTCACACCATGACCGGTTGCCAGATCAAGCAGTGCGACGACAAGGGTCGCTCCGACGACGGCAATCAGGACTCCCGGAAGTCGTTTGCTGCCCTTAAGCAGCAGGATGACGATCAGCGTGCCAAGCCCGACTGCGAATGCGGCCCTGTTCATCTTGCCTTCGTGGATCCCGGTGGCGATAGCCCAAAGGTCTTTCAGCGGGCCCTCGCTCTCGATCGAGAAGCCGAGCAGCTTTGGCAGCTGGCTAATCAAAACGGTCAGCGCGATGCCGTTCATGTAGCCATAGCGTATCGGCTTGGACA contains:
- a CDS encoding molybdopterin cofactor-binding domain-containing protein, encoding MNKHVSPRMNRRAFVIGSATLGAGLAIGLDIPFGGPAVVRAADGSPEIGAWVVIRPDDTIVIRIARSEMGQGSLTGLAQLVAEELECDWTKVTTEYPTPGTSVARKRVWGDFSTGGSRGIRSSQDYVRKGGATARVMLIQAAADGWKVPAAECTAENSVITHKPSGRTTTYGKVAEAAAKLTPPAEVKLKDPKDWKLIGKGVKRLDTLDKTTGAMIYGADIKLPGMLNAAIKDCPVFGGKLKSFDESKIAAMKGVKKVVKVGDTAVAVVADTWWHAKTALDALPIVWDEGDNAKVSSESIAKWLAEGLKDDQPAYVGNKNGDAKAAIASAAKKVEAVYSYPYQNHATMEPMNATALYSADKCEVWCGTQNGEAAFAAVLEASGLPAEKCDVHKVMLGGGFGRRGQTDYVRQAVMIAKQMPGTPVKLLWSREEDMAHGRYHPITQCKMTGAFDANNNLIALHYRLSGQSILFSLRPEALQNGMDPAAFQGVAQSGEAAFGYSVPNLLVEHAMRNPHVPPGFWRGVNVNHNAIYMECFMDELAQAAGQDPLEFRRKLMGNHPKHLAVLNAVAEKIGWDKPAPQGVYRGIAQVMGYGSYVAGAAEISVTDGSKIKVHRIVASTDPGYVVNPAQVERQVAGSFVYGLSALFYGGCTVKDGKIEQTNFDTYNSMRIGEMPKVETVMVPSGGFWGGVGEPTIGVAAPAVLNAYFAATGKRIRSVPLRDQNITFA
- a CDS encoding (2Fe-2S)-binding protein translates to MANLTINGKTFTLDVEPDTPLLWAIRENAGLTGTKYGCGIAQCGACTVHIEGVATRSCGVSVSEAEGKKITTIEGLASGDTLHKVQEAWIAQDVPQCGYCQSGMIMAVAALLNEKPKPTDADIDEAITNICRCGTFQQVREAIHTIASA
- a CDS encoding B12-binding domain-containing radical SAM protein; amino-acid sequence: MDVPSPCNVLMLYPLFTAESFWSFGESCKLMGVRRPAAPLGLITVAAMLPESWTVRLIDCNTQALDDDELAWADVVFTGGMLPQQADTLRLIDMCRAAGKPVVVGGPDPTSSPHIYEKADFRVLGEAESVIDDFIAAWESGARSGTFTAPKFQADVTKTPVPRFDLLKFEDYLYLGVQYSRGCPFTCEFCDIIELYGRVPRTKTVEQMFVELETLYKMGYRGHLDFVDDNFIGNKKSLRQFLPQLAEWQRAHGYPFELSTEASVNLADDPELLELMGAANFFAIFVGIESPDPATLVAMRKKQNTRRNIAESIHKIYAAGMLVTAGFIVGFDNEKVSMADAMIDFIEEAAIPVAMVGLLYALPNTQLTRRLEREGRLHPGHDVAPTIGADQCTAGINFDPVRPLREILTDYKRVLEHIYSPAAYAGRIERLMTLLDRSRQRSELTEGDIRSKLGAMETVHKVVTALPEARAPLWQAFMNCAKRDTSSARIAVQMIAAYAHLGPYSRKVIAAIDTRLAAIEDETVVPAATSGMTAARHLA
- a CDS encoding MFS transporter gives rise to the protein MTTTLPAAAREPDRPVADGLPAAQRRWAIAAIFTALAMASLDTAIANIALPAIAADLHVSPEQSVWVVNVYQIALVATLLPLGALGEIVGHQRIYLGGLILFTIASLFCAVAWSLDSLLLARTLQGLGASGIMSVNTALVRFVYPGRMLGRGFGHNALVVATAFTFGPSIASAILAFGPWPWLFAVNIPFGLVAIGIGFAMLPKTPRADHGFDFLGAILASACLGLFITGIGSAAHNLSPVLVGTELVAALSLGLILTRRHADHPAPMLPIDLFARPMFALSAATAVCSFAVQGLAFVSLPFYFEDVLGRSQVETGFFMTPWPLVVGIMAPIAGRLSDRHAVGLLGGIGLVLLGLGMALLATLPANPAIADIIWRMVICGMGFGFFQAPNMKAVMSSAPPHRSGSASGIVATARLTGQTTGAALAAACFALAGHEGATLALALGAGFAALGSVMSFLRLAVK
- the cax gene encoding calcium/proton exchanger: MQILLREIRNTPLLWMLAFVPIVLVAEKAAPQSHTLLFVLAVLAIVPLAALLSHATEAVAAKTGDAVGGLLNATLGNLTELIIAITALHAGQYMLVKASIAGAIVTNAVFMLGACLLLGGLRYHVQEFNRAGARLSSGLLLMATVALLAPSAVADLDHLPQDGGILTKLSLGISILLILAYGLGLWFSLVTHKELFASADHGDDKEAHWPIGIAVGTLLVVTVLVALVSEIFVESVQKAAETFGMSPAFVGFIVVSLVGAAAEFAVAFAAARKDRLDMAVSIALGSASQIALFVAPALVLLSYVVGPKPMDLQFWPGAVTMVMIATVTSAYITASGRSAWFVGALMIFIYAVFALTLYVVPPVGQG
- a CDS encoding SulP family inorganic anion transporter produces the protein MNDWTRWVPGIHTLRHYESDWLRHDVFAGLALAAMLVPVGIAYAAASGLPGIHGLYATIVPLLVYAMFGPSRIVVLGPDSALAAVILGVIAPLSGGDPVRAAMLAAMMALVSGAMLIVAGIARLGFLTELLSKPIRYGYMNGIALTVLISQLPKLLGFSIESEGPLKDLWAIATGIHEGKMNRAAFAVGLGTLIVILLLKGSKRLPGVLIAVVGATLVVALLDLATGHGVKVLGPLPQGLPAFAIPKIGYGDLIPVLAGGSAIALVSFADTSVLSRTYAARLGDKVDPNQEMVGLGAANLATGFFQGFPISSSSSRTPVAETAGARTQLANVVGAIAIAFLLLLAPNLLQHLPNAALAAVVIAAAIGLIEINDLKRIYRIQRWEFWLTVLCFVGVAVFGPIPGIGLAVAVAIAEFLWDGWRPHSAILGRAYGVKGYHDITRYPDARLIPGLVLFRWDAPLFFANAEFFKERILAAIETSPTPVRWLVVAAEPVTSVDVTACDTVAELDEALKARGIELCFAELKDPVKDKLKRFGLYAQLGEAQFFPTIGSAVSSYLEINDVAWEDWEDEVKVGP